The DNA region ATTGCGAATGCTATCTATTATCGTACGGATGCTTTGATGCTGAGCGGTGAAACGGCGTATGGTAAATATCCGTTGGATGCTGTGAAGACCATGACGAAAGTTGCCGCACAGGCAGAAAAAGATAAACTGGCAGATAATGATATCCGTATTCCATTGGATGAGAACAGTAATGACGTGACTGCCTTCCTTGCAAAGCAAGCTGTAAAAGCTACTTCTAAGCTGAAGATACGTGCCATTATTACCGATAGCTACAGTGGACGCACTGCCCGTAACCTTGCTGCATTCCGTGGTAAATATCCAGTACTGGCTATTTGCTATAAAGAAAAGACAATGCGTCATCTGGCACTTTCTTACGGTGTGGAAGCTATTTACATGCCGGAACTTGCCAACGGGCAGGAATACTATTTTGCTGCCTTGCGCCGTCTGCTGAAAGAAGGCCGTCTGTCTGAAACAGATATGGTGGGTTATCTGAGTAGCGGTAAAGCAGGAACACACACTTCTTTCCTCGAAATTAATATAGTGGGAGATGCCTTGAAGTATTCCGGAGAAAGCGTATTGCCGAATAAGAACAGATACCTTTAATTAAATGAAGAATTAAGAATGAAGAATAATTGTGCAGCAGGCAGCGCAATCTGATTCTTCATTCTTAATCCCTCATTCTTCATTCCTATGAGCATAGACGAATATATTTTGCAGCACATTGACGATGAAGGTGATTATCTGAAAGCCCTTTATCGGGATACACATATTAAATTGTTGTATCCGCGTATGGCATCAGGCCATTTGCAAGGGCGGATGCTAAAGATGTTTGTCAAAATGATACGTCCTCATCGTATTCTGGAAATAGGTACTTATAGCGGTTATTCTGCTCTTTGCATGGCCGAAGGATTACCGGAAGACGGAATGTTATACACGTTTGAGATCAATGATGAACAAGAAGACTTCACCCGTCCCTGGTTGGAGAATTCTGCTTATGCGGATAAGATCAGGTTTTATATAGGTGATGCGTTGGAAATGGTTCCACAGTTGGATCTTAGTTTCGACCTTGCCTTTATTGATGGTGACAAGCGTAAATATATCGATTATTATGAGATGGTGCTGTCGCGTCTTTCCGATGGCGGTTACATTATTGCCGATAATACTTTGTGGGACGGTCATGTTCTTGAAGAACAACCGCATCGTACTGATCTGCAGACTATAGGAATCAAGGCTTTCAATGACCTTGTCGCACAGGATGCACGGGTAGAGAAGGTAATTCTTCCTTTGCGTGACGGACTGACCATTATCCGCAAGAAATGATATTTAAGTCAGAGGATAAGTAATTGTAACCACTTTTTCCACTCCTTCTGAAACCTGATAGTTCCCTTTAAATGCCCCCAGATAAAGCCGGTTGATGTCGTGCAAGATACGTTGTTCCTGTTCGTCTTCCCACACTTGGTAGAGAGGACTTCCTTTTACTGTGATTTTAAGGCGTTGCTCTTCTCTGGTCAGTGTGTATTCTACTTGGCAGATATTTCCGTCATATAACCTTGGTACGGACAATAATGATGAAAGCAGTTTGAGGAACCATCTGCTATCCGCCTGGATGGGTAATGTCTCCAGAGTGGTGTGGAATTCCGGATTCACTAACGTGGTCTGCATGTTTACCATCATCTTTGCTTCCCGGCAAAGTTCTACGGCATCACATTCCTGTACGTTAAACCGCATCATGCCAGCTTCAAGGCGTGATAAATCAAGGATGTTGTTTATCAAGGCCAGTAGCTTTTCAGAGTTATTCTTTATGGCTGCCGAATACTCCTGTATTTCCTCCTCGGAAAGATTTTTCTCGGTAGATAATAGTTCGGAAAAACCTACGACTGTATTCAGTGGTATGCGGATTTCATAAGTGATATTTTGCAGAAAATACTCTTTCATTTTATTTGCTGCTTCTATCGTTTCTAACGCATGCCGGGTTTCTTTTTCCGAATCACGTAATTGCCGGTGAATGCGAAAGGCACGTATGATGGCAAGAAGCATCAGGATAAGTATAATGGCAGATGCCCCGACGTATATCCAGCGATATTGTTTGGTCAACAATTCTTTATCTAATAAGGCTTTTTGGATCTTGTAATTAGCTTGATATACTTCTTCATGGCGTTGCAGCATATCTTTGTTGAGAGAGTCCCCTTTGAAGGCGGCTGTTTTGTAGATGTTGGCTGCTTCTTCGTATTGACCTGCCTCTAGCATAGCCTCTGCTTTCATCTTGAGAATACTGTTGTCATGGAAAGGCTCTATCCCCTGACAGGCTGACAAGGCCAGATCGAATGATTGGAAACACTTTCCCCAGTCTTTTATGAGCTTATAGTATACGCCCCATAGAGCATGGTAATCAATATAGTAGCTGAAGAATATATCCTTATCGTAGTACTTTTCTGCCCTTGCCAAATGCAATTTAAGGCTATCTTTGTCTTCGGCCTTAGCATAAACCATACCGAAATAGATCTCTGTTTCTAAAAAAATGTTTCTCAATATATTTGTGGATTGCGGATCCTCTTCTACCATCTTTTTCAAGACCTCTTGTAGCAGCTCCAATTCACTGCGGGCTTCTGTATACTTCTGTTGTGCCAGATATATTCCCGCCAAATTCTCGTGTATCAGCATCAGAGAATGGTTGTTGGCATCCGGATTTACTATCAAAGCTTGTTTATAGCTTGCAACCGCTTCGTCATATTGTTCAGCAAAGTCTTGTGCTTGTGCCAAGGCGATGAGTGAAACGAATACTCCCCTGTCGTATTGGATGCGATCGGCTTCTTTTTGCATTTCCCGGGCTTGCATGATGGCGTATTCTGTGTCTCCCTGGGCACACTTGGTCTGTAATATGGATAACCAGATTGTATAATAGAGCGAGTAATCCTTATATCGGTAGCTGGCTTCTTTCAGATTCTGAAAACACCGTTCCATCTCAGAAGCGTCAGCCTGGAATTCATAGTGGCGGCAATAATCAAAAAGAGTGTATAACTCTTCTTCGTGCATTCCTTTCTGTCTGGAAAGTACAAGAGCGGAGTCGAGAAATTCTGTACCAACCTTTTTTCCTATGTATTGCTGGAAAGCATCTCTCAATATCTTTGAACGAAGTGTATCATTAGTCTCGGATTTGACGACCTGAAAAATGCTGTCGCGGAATTGTTGCTCTGTTTGGTGGGATGGGTATGCTTTTATTTGGAATAGCATTCCGGATATAAACAAAATAATTAATGTTGCTTTCTTCATGCCTTGTCCTCCTGCTTTAATGGGTGGGTGAAGACGAACCGTGAACCATCGGTATATTGCGGGTCTATCCAGATATTCCCGCCAAGGCGGCTGATGATGAGTTGACAGATAGCCAATCCAAGACCTGTTCCCTGGGATTTCTCGTTTACTCTTTCGAAGCGTTCGAATATTCTGCCTTGTTTTTCTAACGGAATGCCGCAACCGGTATCGGTGATGGAGAATTGCGCCATACCTTTTTCGTTTTGTTCCAGTAGCAGGGTGATGCTTCCTTCCTTTGTGAACTTGGTGGCATTGACTAATATATTGATTAGCACTTGGTGCAACCGGAGGGTATCGGTCTCGATTTCTAAGGATGGGAGTTCGGTTTTGAAGAAGATTTCAGCTTGTGTCTGCTTGATGCCTTCTAATGTTTGAACGATACCTTCGCATAAGTCCACGGCATCACATTGTTTAAGGTTGAACTTCATGTTCGTTACGTCAAGGCAGGATATGTCTACCACATCGTTCACCAGATTCAGTAGCAGGCGGGAGTTCAACTGGATGATATCATTGCATTGTTTCCGGGTTTCATCATCGATGCCGGGAGTGGTCAGTACATCGGAAAAGCCGGACAAGGCATTCAATGGAGTCCGGATTTCGTGGCTCATGTTTGAAATGAAAAGGCTTTTGTTGCGTATCGAGTCTTCTACCGCTTTCTCTGCTTTCTGTAACTTCCGCCTTGAGAACATTAACTTTTTGGCTTGTTTTTTCAGGTAGATGAAGCAAAAGATTGCAGCAATGATGAAACAGGGCAATATGATGAGGGCTACTAATAGCAAATGATTCTGTTGCTGATTGTTGGCTAGTTGCAGTTCGTCTATGGAGTATGTCTTGCGTAAATCCTTTACTTTATGGGAGTTGATTTCTTTGTAATCCGTTTCAATTCGGTCTCCCAATTCTTTATACAGATTGGCGGCTTTTTCATATTGCTGTTCTTGCATATACTGATTAGCAACTTTCCAGAGACTATCTTGTTTACTGTCCTGATTGGCATAACTGCTAAGAAACGGGGAAAGCAGAAATAGTAGTATGAAGACAGGCTTTTTCATGTTTTTTTTGATTAGTGTCGTTGCAAAGGTAATTTTATTATAAATAGATTGTCCCAATAATCGTGCTAAAAAAAGTATAATTTATCAGCTAACTGAGATATTTCAGTAACTTTGTCTCTAAATTAAAGAAGTATATAGTATGGAAACTACCAGACAGAACAAAATATCCCGTTTGCTTCAAAAAGAATTGAGTGAAATTTTCTTGTTGCAGACTAAGTCGATGCCAGGTGTACTGATCTCTGTCAGTGCTGTGCGTATCAGCCCGGACTTGAGTGTCGCACGTGTTTATCTCAGTATCTTCCCTTCGGAAAAGGCGGAGGAGATAATAAAGAATGTCAATGATAATATGAAGTCTATCCGTTATGAGTTGGGGACCCGTGTGCGTCATCAGCTTCGTATCATTCCAGAACTGAAGTTCTTTGTGGATGATTCACTGGATTATCTTGAAAAAATAGATGAATTGTTGAAGTGAACCTTCCCTTCTACATAGCCCGGCGTTATCTCTTCTCCAAGAAGAAGCACAACGCTATCAATATCATTTCCGGCATTTCGGTGTGTGGAGTGGCATTGGCTACGTTGGCATTGGTCTGTACACTCTCCGTGTTCAATGGTTTTCAGGACATGGTGGCAGGGTTCTTTACAGCCTTTGATCCGGAATTGAAAATTACGGTTCGTGAAGGAAAAGTATTTGAACCGCAGGGGACGGCCTTTCAGGAAGTGCGCTCTTTGCCGGAGATTGATGTCTGGACGGAGACGCTGGAAGAGAATGCCATGGTGCAATATAAGGACCGTCAGGCTATGGCTATTATTAAAGGGGTGGAAGATAACTTCGAGGAGCTTACGTCTATTGATAGTTTGCTGTACGGTGCAGGTGAGTTTATCCTGCATGACTCTATCGTAGATTATGGCGTATTGGGTGTGGAATTGATATCTGAGTTGGGAACAGGACTTCAGTTTGTTGATCCCCTTCAGGTGTATGCTCCCAAACGGAATGTACGCGTGAATATGGCTAATCCTTCCGCTTCTTTCAATCGTGATTACCTTTTCTCTCCCGGTGTAGTGTTTGTTGTTAATCAGCAGAAGTATGATGCACGCTACATTCTTACTTCTCTTAGCTTTGCCCGTAATCTTTTTAATTATGACACGGAGGTGTCTGCTGTTGAATTGAAGTTGAAGCCGGGGGCGGATGTTACGGCTGTGCAGAGAAAGATTGCCCGTATTCTAGGTGATGAATTTGTGGTACTGGACCGTTATGAGCAGCAGGCTGATGTGTTCCGTATTATGGAGATAGAGAAATTCATATCTTATCTTTTCCTCACATTTATTCTTGCGATAGCCTGTTTCAATGTGATTGGTTCTCTTTCCATGTTGATCTTGGATAAACGCGAAGACGTAGAGACTCTGCGTAATCTTGGAGCTGATGATCGCTTGATAGCCCGTATATTTTTGTTTGAAGGCCGGCTTATTTCCCTGTTCGGTGCACTTTCCGGTATTGTTTTGGGGCTGTTGCTTTGCTATATCCAGCAGCGTTTCGGTATTATTTCCTTAGGTGGCGGTAATGGCGGCTTTATTGTGGATGCTTATCCTGTCAGTGTGCATGTAACGGATGTCATGCTGATATTTGTTACGGTTATCACGGTCGGATTCCTTTCGGTGTGGTATCCGGTGCACTATTTGACGCGGCGGTTACTGAAGAAATAACATCTGTTTTCGATTACAAGTAGACTCCTATAAATTGAGTGCCGGATGATGAAATACCTGTTAGTAGAAGACGAACGTTTCGCTTATGAAGAGATGAAGCGGATGATGGAGAAGTTACGCCCCGATTATCAATTGGAGGCATGGACAGCCACTGTGGAGCAGACCGTACAATTTCTGAAACATCATCCGGTAGATTTGGTGTTGCTGGATATCCGGTTGACGGATGGAAACAGTTTCGACATTTTTGAGCAGATACAGGTCACGACTCCTGTTATTTTTACTACCGCCTATGATGAGCATGCCATACAGGCTTTTAAAGTGAATAGTGTGGACTATCTGCTAAAGCCTGTGGAGGAAGATGATTTACTGGCGGCATTAAGGAAATTTGAACAGCTCAGGGTTGTGCAATCTCCCGTTACCGATTACAGGAAACTGGAAGAAGCATTGATGAGTAATTGTAAAAAGAACCGTTTCCTTATCCAGAAAGGTGATGCGTATCATTATGTGGAGACTTCAGATACCGCTTTCTTCTACAGTGAAGAAAAAGTAGTCTTTCTGCATGCCTTTTCAGATAAACGCTATATTGTGGACTATACTTTGGAACAGATAGAGCAGTTGCTGGATGAGAGGACTTTCTTCCGTGTTTCCCGCAATTGCATTGCTAATATCAATTCTATCCGTAAGATATCCAAGTACTTCAACAGTCGGTTGAAGTTGAGCTTCCAGCCTGAATGTCCGCACGAGGTTTTAATCAGTCGTGTGCGGGTTCCTGATTTCCTGAAGTGGGTGGATGGTGTGCTTTAAAATACATTTGGGGATGAAGAATAAATGGTATATCCTGCTTTTCATAGTGATCATTGCAATTTCTCTGTTTGCATTCCAGTATGTGGCGGA from Bacteroides sp. MSB163 includes:
- a CDS encoding tetratricopeptide repeat-containing sensor histidine kinase encodes the protein MKKATLIILFISGMLFQIKAYPSHQTEQQFRDSIFQVVKSETNDTLRSKILRDAFQQYIGKKVGTEFLDSALVLSRQKGMHEEELYTLFDYCRHYEFQADASEMERCFQNLKEASYRYKDYSLYYTIWLSILQTKCAQGDTEYAIMQAREMQKEADRIQYDRGVFVSLIALAQAQDFAEQYDEAVASYKQALIVNPDANNHSLMLIHENLAGIYLAQQKYTEARSELELLQEVLKKMVEEDPQSTNILRNIFLETEIYFGMVYAKAEDKDSLKLHLARAEKYYDKDIFFSYYIDYHALWGVYYKLIKDWGKCFQSFDLALSACQGIEPFHDNSILKMKAEAMLEAGQYEEAANIYKTAAFKGDSLNKDMLQRHEEVYQANYKIQKALLDKELLTKQYRWIYVGASAIILILMLLAIIRAFRIHRQLRDSEKETRHALETIEAANKMKEYFLQNITYEIRIPLNTVVGFSELLSTEKNLSEEEIQEYSAAIKNNSEKLLALINNILDLSRLEAGMMRFNVQECDAVELCREAKMMVNMQTTLVNPEFHTTLETLPIQADSRWFLKLLSSLLSVPRLYDGNICQVEYTLTREEQRLKITVKGSPLYQVWEDEQEQRILHDINRLYLGAFKGNYQVSEGVEKVVTITYPLT
- a CDS encoding sensor histidine kinase, whose translation is MKKPVFILLFLLSPFLSSYANQDSKQDSLWKVANQYMQEQQYEKAANLYKELGDRIETDYKEINSHKVKDLRKTYSIDELQLANNQQQNHLLLVALIILPCFIIAAIFCFIYLKKQAKKLMFSRRKLQKAEKAVEDSIRNKSLFISNMSHEIRTPLNALSGFSDVLTTPGIDDETRKQCNDIIQLNSRLLLNLVNDVVDISCLDVTNMKFNLKQCDAVDLCEGIVQTLEGIKQTQAEIFFKTELPSLEIETDTLRLHQVLINILVNATKFTKEGSITLLLEQNEKGMAQFSITDTGCGIPLEKQGRIFERFERVNEKSQGTGLGLAICQLIISRLGGNIWIDPQYTDGSRFVFTHPLKQEDKA
- a CDS encoding LytTR family DNA-binding domain-containing protein — translated: MMKYLLVEDERFAYEEMKRMMEKLRPDYQLEAWTATVEQTVQFLKHHPVDLVLLDIRLTDGNSFDIFEQIQVTTPVIFTTAYDEHAIQAFKVNSVDYLLKPVEEDDLLAALRKFEQLRVVQSPVTDYRKLEEALMSNCKKNRFLIQKGDAYHYVETSDTAFFYSEEKVVFLHAFSDKRYIVDYTLEQIEQLLDERTFFRVSRNCIANINSIRKISKYFNSRLKLSFQPECPHEVLISRVRVPDFLKWVDGVL
- the rbfA gene encoding 30S ribosome-binding factor RbfA — protein: METTRQNKISRLLQKELSEIFLLQTKSMPGVLISVSAVRISPDLSVARVYLSIFPSEKAEEIIKNVNDNMKSIRYELGTRVRHQLRIIPELKFFVDDSLDYLEKIDELLK
- a CDS encoding O-methyltransferase, whose protein sequence is MSIDEYILQHIDDEGDYLKALYRDTHIKLLYPRMASGHLQGRMLKMFVKMIRPHRILEIGTYSGYSALCMAEGLPEDGMLYTFEINDEQEDFTRPWLENSAYADKIRFYIGDALEMVPQLDLSFDLAFIDGDKRKYIDYYEMVLSRLSDGGYIIADNTLWDGHVLEEQPHRTDLQTIGIKAFNDLVAQDARVEKVILPLRDGLTIIRKK
- a CDS encoding FtsX-like permease family protein, producing the protein MNLPFYIARRYLFSKKKHNAINIISGISVCGVALATLALVCTLSVFNGFQDMVAGFFTAFDPELKITVREGKVFEPQGTAFQEVRSLPEIDVWTETLEENAMVQYKDRQAMAIIKGVEDNFEELTSIDSLLYGAGEFILHDSIVDYGVLGVELISELGTGLQFVDPLQVYAPKRNVRVNMANPSASFNRDYLFSPGVVFVVNQQKYDARYILTSLSFARNLFNYDTEVSAVELKLKPGADVTAVQRKIARILGDEFVVLDRYEQQADVFRIMEIEKFISYLFLTFILAIACFNVIGSLSMLILDKREDVETLRNLGADDRLIARIFLFEGRLISLFGALSGIVLGLLLCYIQQRFGIISLGGGNGGFIVDAYPVSVHVTDVMLIFVTVITVGFLSVWYPVHYLTRRLLKK